In Mangifera indica cultivar Alphonso chromosome 1, CATAS_Mindica_2.1, whole genome shotgun sequence, a single genomic region encodes these proteins:
- the LOC123194437 gene encoding uncharacterized protein LOC123194437, with protein MGNCLVQQEKMSKVMKTDGRVQQYKAPIKVEDVLSEFSGQLLSDSLPEIRKLNVEKKKVRFSKKKATGDGQGTASIVRLKLVISKQELQELLQKGGVSVKDMISRSKNQVQHSEVWKPELESIPEVD; from the coding sequence ATGGGGAATTGCCTAGTTCAGCAAGAAAAGATGAGTAAGGTGATGAAAACCGACGGAAGAGTTCAGCAATATAAAGCTCCCATCAAAGTGGAGGACGTTTTGTCAGAATTTTCAGGGCAGTTACTCTCCGATTCGCTTCCAGAAATCAGGAAACTCAATGTTGAGAAAAAGAAGGTGAGGTTTTCGAAAAAGAAGGCAACCGGAGATGGACAAGGAACCGCCAGTATTGTGAGACTAAAGTTGGTTATCAGTAAACAAGAGCTGCAGGAGCTGCTGCAAAAGGGAGGAGTTTCAGTTAAGGATATGATTTCTCGGAGTAAAAACCAAGTTCAACACAGTGAAGTGTGGAAGCCTGAGTTAGAAAGCATCCCTGAAGTAGACTAG